CCGGGGTCGCCGATCACCGGATGTGGGCGGAGGTCATCCCGCGCCTTGCAGGCGAGTACCACGTCGTCGCTTACGACCGCCGGGGCTTCGGGAGCGCGCAGGCCACCCCGGAAGCGTATTCCCACGTCGATGACCTGCTCGCCGTGCTCGACACCGCCGGCATCGATCGGGCGACCCTCGTCGGCTGCTCGCAGGGGGCCAGAATCGCGGTGGACTTCGCCCTCGCTCACCCGGCGAGGGTCAGGGCGCTGGTGCTGATCGCCCCCGCGGTCGGCGGGGCGCCGGGCCCCAGTACCTTCCTCCCACCGGTCGAAGCACTGTTGGAGGAACTCGACGCGGCCGAAACGGCGGGAGACCTGACGCGCCTGAACGAACTTGAGGCGCGGGTGTGGCTGGACGGGGTCCTGGCCCCGGCTGAGCGGGTGCGCGGCGCCCGGCGCGAGCTGTTCCTGGACATGAACGGCGCCGCGCTGCGTGCCGGGTCCATGGGGGATGAAGTGACTGCGGGGCCTGCCTGGCCTCGCCTGCCGGAGATTCAGGCGCCCACCCTGCTGATCTGCGGGAGCCTGGATTTCCCTCATGTGGCCCAGCGCTGCCTGAGCATGGCGGAGCAGCTGCCCCGCGCCCACTTCAGGGAGATGGAGGGCACCGCGCACCTGCCCAGTTTTGAGGAACCGGAAGCCTTCACCGCCCTTCTCATGGACTTCCTGACCAGCCTGGACACGGCCTGAACCGCGGGCTGACGTCCATACTCCGAGCACGTCCGGACCCCTTGCTGTGGGATGTGAGGTCCCTCCGCCACGGGTGATCCGGCTGACCACACGTGCGCAGGATGAAGGCCCCCACACATCCTGTGGCGGAGCTCATCCGGCAGAGTCCCCCAACCTGGGCGGCTCCGCCAGCCGGCCATTCGTATGCTGAGCCATGGCCGCGCCCGCCCTTCCCCTCCTGATTGTTCACAACCGGCCATTTGTCGAGCTTCGGTACAGTCGGCAGGACCAGTCCGTGCTCGCCTGGACGTGGCTGGACACAGGCGGGGGGGCGGTGATTCTCGCGGAGCCCCTGGTCCGCGCGCTGCGCCTCGAGCGGGCCGGTGAGTCCTTCATGGAAGAGGGCAGCCAGCTGACGCCCGTAGCCAGTCCGGCCGTGTATGCGGGTGATCTGGCGCTCCCACTCCACGGCGTCCCCACCCTGATGATCGACCGGCCCAGCGTGGGGCCGGCCGCCTTTCAGGCACCGGCCTTCCTGCCCGCGCGGTTTTTTCGTCAGTTCACGGTGACCTTCGACTACCCTGGGCGCGAGGTGCATCTCGACACTCCGGGGGCCGCGGCTGACGCGGGCGCCGTCGTCGAGGCCCCGGTGCATCCGCAGTCGGCGTTTGTGCGTGTCGAACTCGAAATCGCCGGGGAGCGCCTGGGGTTCCTGCTGGACACGGGGGCGTCCTACAGCATGATCTCCAGTGCGGTGCTGGAACGCTGGCAGGCGGCGCGGCCCGACTGGCCGGTCACCCGGGGTGCGTACGGGTGCGCGCAGATGCTGGGCGGCGGGGACGAGGCTTTTCTGAGCATGGTTCGGGTGCCTGAAGCGCGTCTCGGGGACGTGAGGCTGAGGAATGCCGGGTTCGTTACCCGGCCGGCGGGCGTGTTCGAGAGGTACATGTCCGCGCAGATGACGGCGCCGGTGGTCGGGGCGCTGGCCGGGAACGTGCTGCGGCACCTGCGGTTCACCATGGACTACGGCCGGCAGCGTCTGCACGTTCAGCCGCGCGTGGTGGAGGGGAGGCAGGACCCCCAGAGCGCGGGACTGTGCCTGCGTTCTGGGGGTGCGGGGTGGGTCGTGGCCCGCGTCGCGGACTCGGCCCATCCCACGACGCGGGCGCAGGTGAGCCCCGGCGATGAGGTCGTGGCCGTCGGTGACCAGTGTCTGGAGGGAAGTGATCTCGGGGAGGCGGTGAACGCTCTGAGCGGCGCGCCCGGCGAGGTGCTGGCGGTGACGCTCCGCCGGGAAGGCACGCCCCGGCGCGTGGACGTGCCCGTCGTGGCGGTCCTGCCCTGAGTCGGTTCCCGGCCCGGGTGTCTCTTCCCCTCCGGCCAGGCAGCGCCAGCTGAGTGGAAGCCCATCCTGACTTCCGAGTCCGGGGGCCCGGGGGGCGGTCTCAGCTGCTGGGCTCGAACGGCAGGGCCACGTCGCCGGCGAAGGCGTTCCCGGGCAGACCGGCCCAGCTGACCGGGTAGACCTCGCGGGGGCTGAGGGCCGTGCACTGCCCGTGCTCCTGAACGTACTGGCGGGTGGCGTCGTACGCGCGCAGGATCTCCGGGAACTCGAACTGGTCGCGGGTGAGGGGAACGAAGGCCTCGTGGTGGGCGGGTTCTTCACGCAGGGTGACTTCGGGAGGGGCCGTCAGCTCGCCGCGGTAGGGCACGCAGACTTCGACGGGGCCGTCGCTGTCGGCGTTCACCTCGCCGTGGTAAATCACGATGGCGGCGCCGGAGGTGTGCGGTCCGGTCAGGTCGGTGAGGGTGGTGCCGGCCTCCTCGATGAAGGCCGGCAGGTCAGCGACGTACACCCGGCGGGCGAGGGTGGCGACCTGCTGGGCGGGCACGAAGCGTTCCTGGATCTCGTAGTGGGTCATGGTGGTGTCTCCTTGCAGTTTCTCGGTGAGGTACCGGGCCAGGGAGCGCCGCCGGCCGTGCTCGACTTCCTGTTCGCTCCACAGCTGGTGGAGGTGCGCGGCCCGTGCCGGGGCTGGGGCGTCCAGGACGGCGCGTACCGCGCTGAGGGGCAGGCCGAGTTGCCTGAGCAGGCCGATCAGTTGCGCCCGGTCGAGCTGGTCCGGGGCGTAGTAGCGGTACCCGGTGAGGTGGTCGGTGCGGGCGGGCGGCAGCAGGTGCAGTTCGTCGTACAGCCGCAGCGCCTTGAGGCTCAGGCGTGAGGCGCGGGCGAAGGCGCCGATGGTGAGGTGGGGGTCGGTGGTGTCCGTCATGCTGCCCTCCGGAGGTCCTGCCTATAGGTACGTGCAGTGTGCGGTCTGCCCCTGGGGAAGGGTCAAGGGGCGGGCAAAGGCTTCGCCACCTGGGCGCTCATCCCGGACACCATGCCCACCGAACGGATGCAGGTCCTCCGCACTCATGACACTTCAACAGTTTCATGACACAGTTGAAGTGTCATGAACCTCGACAGCCGTCTTTCCAGCGTGCTCCACCTGCTCCTCCACCTGATGGAAGCCCCCGCCCCCATTCCCTCGGACAAGCTCGCCGCCGCCCTCAATTCCAACCCCGTCGTCGTCCGCCGCACCATGACCGGCCTGCGCGACACCGGCATCGTCAGCTCCGAAAAAGGCCACGGCGGCGGCTGGCGACTCACCAGCAACCCGGCCCAGGTCACCGTGCTGGACGTGTACCGCGCCCTCGGCTCCCCCCGGCTCTTCGCACTCGGCAACCGCTGCGAGGAGCCCACCTGCCTCGTCGAGCAGGCCGTCAACCGCGCCCTGAACGACACCCTCCGGGAGGCCGAAGCCCTGATCACGGCCCAGCTCGGCACCCTCACCCTCGCCGACCTCGCGGCGGAATTCCAGCAGCGGCGGGCCGCTCTGCAACCCGGACCGCAGGAGGCCACTCATGTCTTTTGAAGGTAGTTTCGACGCCGTCGTGGTGGGCGGCAGCGTCGCCGGCCTCTCCGGCGCCATGCAGATCGCCCGCAGCGGCCGGCCCGTGTGCGTCCTCGACAGCGGCCAGCCCCGCAACCGCTTCGCGGCGCACTCCCACGGCTTCTTCGGTCAGGACGGCCGCCCCCCGCATGAGATGATCGCGCAGGCCCGCGCGGACCTCCTGCAGTACCCCAACGTCACGCACCTCCAGGCGCGGGCCCTCACCGCGTCGCAGGACGGGGGCTTCACCCTGACCACCGATGGAGGAGACGTCCTCCGAGCCCAGCGGCTCCTGCTGGCCTACGGCGTGGTCGATCAGCTGCCCGACCTTCCCGGCCTCCAGCCGCGCTGGGGTGTCAGCGTCCTGCACTGCCCGTACTGCCACGGGTACGAGGTCAAGGGCCAGCGCCTCGGCGTGCTCTCCACCGGTCCGTGGTCCACCCACCAGGCCCTGCTCATTGCCGACTGGGGGCCCGTCACGTACTTCCTGAACGGTCACGAGACCCCGGACGCCGCCACCCTGGAGCAGTTCGCGCAGCGCGGCATTCAGGTCGAAGCCGCCCCGGTCACCGCCCTGATGGGCACCGCCCCTGAACTGAGCGGCGTGCAGCTCGCCGACGAGCGGGTCCTCGGGATCGACGCGCTGTTCCTCGGCACCCGGCTCCGCTTCGCCAGTGACCTCGCGCAGCAGCTCGGCTGCGCCGCAGAGGACGGCCCGCAGGGCCCCCTGCTGACCACCGACGCCTTCAAGCGGACCACGGTGCCTGGCGTGTTCGCGGCGGGCGACATCACGCTGCGTGCCGGGAACGCCAGTCTGGCCGCGGCGGACGGCGTGATGGCCGGCGTGGCCCTGCATCAGTCCCTGATCTTCGGCACGGGCACCTGATGCCCGGCCGGCCCGACCCGTTCTCGGACCCGGCCGTGGCCACGTCGTACGCCGCGCAGACCCGGGCGAAGGTGCCGGGGCTGGACGACCTGCACCGCATGGTGACGCTGCTGCTGGCCGAGCAGGCCCCGGCAGGGGCCCGGATGCTGGTGGTCGGCGCGGGCGGCGGCCTGGAACTCAGCGCCATGGCCGGCGCGCAGCCAGGGTGGCATTTCACGGGCGTCGATCCCTCCCCGGTCATGCTGACTCAGGCGCGGCAGGCCACGGCCGCCGCGGGGGACCGCATCGACCTCATCGAGGGCCGCGTCGACCTGGCCCCCCAGGGGCCCTATGACGGCGCCACCTGCCTGCTGACGCTGCATTTCCTCGACCGGGCCGAGCGGCTCCACACCCTGCGGGAAATCCGCCGCCGGCTCCGGCCGGGCGCCCGCCTGGTGGTGGCCCACCACGCCCCGCCTGCTGCAGGCGCGGAGCAGTGGCTGGCCCGCTCCGTTCGTTTCGGCGATCCCGCAGCCGCCGCGCAGGCGGCTGCGGCGGGAGAGCGGATGGCTCAGCTTCTCCCCCTGTGTTCCCCCGCCGAGGAGGAAGACCTGCTGCGTGAAGCGGGGTTCGCGGACGTGGCCCTGTTTTACGCCGCCCTGTCCTTCCGGGGATGGGTGGCGGTACGTGGGGGAGACCCGGGCCACACGGAGGAAAGCCCGGTCTGAGTGACCGGGCCGTGAACCTGCACTGCTGCCGTGGCGGGCGTTCTCCGTGCGGGCGTTAGATCACCAGGCTCGCCAGATCACGCGGGTAGAGGCTCAGGCGTTCGGCGCCGTGCGCCGTGACGACGACGGTGTCCGAATGGCGGAAGCCGGCCAGGCCGGGCACGTACAGGCCGGGTTCGGCGGAGAAGATCATCCCCTCGCGGATCGGGGTGGGGTCGTCCAGGTCAATGAAGGGGTGCTCGTGTCCCTCGAGCCCGAAGGCGTGCCCGGTGTGGTGGCGGACGAGGTGGTCGAGGCCCAGCTCGTCGCGGATGAACCCCCGCACCTCGGCTTCGACGGACGCGCAGGTGCGGCCCGGCCGGATGGCCTGCAGCGCCACGTCCTGAGCGGCGACCATCGCCTCGAAGTAGGACACGAATTCGGCGGTCGGCTCGCCCACGTGCATGGTGCGTTCCAGTTCGCTCTCGTACCCGCCGACCGTGCCGTAGGCGCCGGTGACGAGCACGTCGCCGGCACGCACGCCGGTGTTGCGGTGCAGCCCGTGCGGGTAGGCGGTGTTGGCGCCGGTGATGAACATGGTGTTGGCCGGGAGGCCTTCGCGGGCTTTGGGCACGTACGACTCGCCCAGGGCGGCCAGCATCTCGCGCGTGGCGCTCAGGCTGGCCTCGTGGGAGACCATCAGTTCGTTGCTGCCGACGCGGATGGAGTCCTGCATCAGGCGGTGGGCGCGGTCCCCCCACCGGCAGGCTTCGCGGATCAGGGCGATCTCGGCGGGGCTTTTCACGGCGCGAAGGTCGTCGATCAGTTCCAGCCGGACCGCGACGGGCGCGTCAAGAACGTCCGACAGGGTGGGGCCGCGGTAGCCCCAGCGGTTCTCATACCCGTCGTGGTCGGCGGCGACGCGCCCGGCCCGGGGGAACTGGCGGCGCAGGTGGGCGCCGAGTTGCCGGACCGGGTGGACGCCGCTGCCGCCCCCCGGGTATTCCGGATACGTGACGGGGGAGGGGAGGTCCGGGCACTGCATGGCGAAGTGTCCGACCTCGATTTCCGGCAGGAACATGCAGACGTCCCCGCCGCTGCCCAGCAGGAGTGCGATGGGCCGTTCGGTGGCCGAAAAGAAAAACCCGGTCAGGTAGGCCACGCGGGTGGGGCCGAACACCGCCATCACGTCGATCTCGTGGTCCTGCAGGGTGCGCGCGAGCTGGGCGCGCCGTTCGGCGTACTCGGCGGCGCCGATTTCCAGGCGGGGGGGCGTCACGCTTCCCTCGGTTCCTGCTCGGCCTGCGGCTGCAGGATCAGGTCGCGTGAGGCGCGCTCGGCGACGCTTTTGACGTACCCGCTGAGTTCGGGAACGCGGATTTTGGTGATGCGGGCGGTCGGGCCGGCGATGCCGATGGTGGCGATGACCTTGTCGGCGCCGTTGAGGATGGGGGCACTCAGGCAGCGGACACCGATTTCGCGTTCCTCGTTGTCTTCCGCGTAGCCCTGGTCCCGGACGCGTTCCAGTTCGGCTTCGAGGGTCTGCAGGTCCACGATGGTGTTGGGGGTTCGCGGGCGCAGCCCGGTCTTGCGGATGATGTCGTCCACGCGCCCCGGAGGCAGGTCGGCTAGGAAGAGCTTGCCCACGTCGCTGCAGTACAGCGGCGCCACGGACCCGGGCGTGGTGAACATCCGGACCATGCTCAGCGGCTCGAGCTGACTGAGGTACATCGCGGTGGTGCCGTACAGCTCGGCCAGGTGAGCGGCTTCGCCCGTGAGGTCCACGAGGTCCTGCAGGTAGGGGCGCACGCGCCGCACCAGGTCGTAACGCAGGTACAGCGAGCGGCTGATCTGCACGATCTCGGGGCCGATGTCGTAGCGCTTGGTGCAGGGGTCCTGATGGATGTAGCCCTTGTTGGACAGGGTCTGCATCATGCGGTGAATGGTGCTGGGCGCGAGCTCCATGGCCTGGGACAGCTCGGCGATGCTCAGGGGACGCTGCGCCTCGACGATGGTGTTGATCAGGTCGAGCGCCCGTTCCACACTTTGGACATTTTCACTCATAGCGGCAGCCTGTCTTTTCAGCCTTGGAACATCAGGAGGCTGCGAGGGGAGTGCATCTCGCCGTAGAGGGATGCGATAAAGGCCGGGCGCTGCTGGGGCGTGATGCGTTCCCGCACGGTGCGGACGGCCTCATCTCCGAACCAGTACGACGCGATAAAGGGCCCGCGGAAACTATAGCTGGCAAAACGGATTCGGCCTTCGATCCAGACCTTCTGGCCGAAGCAGGTGCGTTCCAGGTAGTCACGCACGCGGTCTTCGGCCCAGCCTTCACCCATCTGGTACCAGGCGCCGCTGGTGGCCGCGGAGCTGCGCAGCCGCCGCAGGGTCATGTAGATGGCGTCGTCCGTGCTGTCCACCCAGTCGATCAGGTGGATGCCCTGGTCGCCGATGCCTTCCTGGATGCAGCCGGTCACGGCATTGGCGGTGCACAGCAGCACGTCCGCCGTGCTCAGGCCGCGTTCGGCGTGGTCGCGGGTGTAGAGCAGCTGGGTGGAGTGGCCGGGGAAGACCTCGTGGGCGACCAGGTGCTTGAGGGCGGAGCGCGTGAAGTTCAGGTCGACGTTCAGGTCCATCTGGCCGACGCTGAAGTTGCAGCGGGCGGTGAAGGGAACGCCGCGGACCATGTTCAGGGCCATGTGGTAGTCGCCGGTGGGGTAGATCATGCTGTCGGTGCGCTGCTGGGCGCTGGCCATCAGGGCGGTGAAGGTGCTTTCGAGCTGGTCCTGGGGAAGGTAGCGTTCGGCTTCCCAGCGGGCGGTGCGTTCGGCGAGGGTGCCGTGGGCGTAGCCGGCTTCCTGCAGCAGGCGGTCGAGGTCCGCCTGGATCCCGGCGATCTGGTCGGGGCTGACGGGGGCCGCGGGCACCCCCACGAGCTGTTCGAGTTTTTCCTTGAAGCTCAGTTCCTCGCCTTCGAACAGGCGGGCAGCGGTTTTGAGCGAGCGGAGCATGTCTTCCAGGAAGGCGCGGCGGGACCCGGCCGGGTAGCCGCTGACGTCACGTTCCAGGTCGGCGAGTTCGGAGTGCACGGTGTCCCAGTCCTCGAACTGCGGGGCGGGCACGAGGTGATCGCCCAGGTAGATGGGCACCAGGCCTTCGCTGTCGAGCACGCCGTGGCCGCGGGAGAGCCGGCGTTCGAGGCGGTCCATTCCGATGGTGAGGGCGGTCAGGCGGCGGCCGACCTGCTGGTCGAGCGTGGTGTGATCGTGAATTTGCATGGGATTCCTCCGCCTTCACCCTACCTCAAAATTCCACCATGCGGAATTATACTCGCTCCAGATAATTCCGCATGGTGGAATGAGCTAGGGGGATTGCATTGACTTTGAACCATCCTTCCTCCTACACTCCACCCAACACAAAACAAAAACGTGTTACTGACGGCCTTCCGAGGAAGGTCAGTCCAGGAGGTCCTGGGTATGGAGAAGCAGCGGCAGCACCGTTCCACCTTC
This is a stretch of genomic DNA from Deinococcus ficus. It encodes these proteins:
- a CDS encoding IclR family transcriptional regulator, whose product is MSENVQSVERALDLINTIVEAQRPLSIAELSQAMELAPSTIHRMMQTLSNKGYIHQDPCTKRYDIGPEIVQISRSLYLRYDLVRRVRPYLQDLVDLTGEAAHLAELYGTTAMYLSQLEPLSMVRMFTTPGSVAPLYCSDVGKLFLADLPPGRVDDIIRKTGLRPRTPNTIVDLQTLEAELERVRDQGYAEDNEEREIGVRCLSAPILNGADKVIATIGIAGPTARITKIRVPELSGYVKSVAERASRDLILQPQAEQEPREA
- a CDS encoding Rrf2 family transcriptional regulator, translating into MNLDSRLSSVLHLLLHLMEAPAPIPSDKLAAALNSNPVVVRRTMTGLRDTGIVSSEKGHGGGWRLTSNPAQVTVLDVYRALGSPRLFALGNRCEEPTCLVEQAVNRALNDTLREAEALITAQLGTLTLADLAAEFQQRRAALQPGPQEATHVF
- a CDS encoding class I SAM-dependent methyltransferase, giving the protein MPGRPDPFSDPAVATSYAAQTRAKVPGLDDLHRMVTLLLAEQAPAGARMLVVGAGGGLELSAMAGAQPGWHFTGVDPSPVMLTQARQATAAAGDRIDLIEGRVDLAPQGPYDGATCLLTLHFLDRAERLHTLREIRRRLRPGARLVVAHHAPPAAGAEQWLARSVRFGDPAAAAQAAAAGERMAQLLPLCSPAEEEDLLREAGFADVALFYAALSFRGWVAVRGGDPGHTEESPV
- a CDS encoding M24 family metallopeptidase; the protein is MTPPRLEIGAAEYAERRAQLARTLQDHEIDVMAVFGPTRVAYLTGFFFSATERPIALLLGSGGDVCMFLPEIEVGHFAMQCPDLPSPVTYPEYPGGGSGVHPVRQLGAHLRRQFPRAGRVAADHDGYENRWGYRGPTLSDVLDAPVAVRLELIDDLRAVKSPAEIALIREACRWGDRAHRLMQDSIRVGSNELMVSHEASLSATREMLAALGESYVPKAREGLPANTMFITGANTAYPHGLHRNTGVRAGDVLVTGAYGTVGGYESELERTMHVGEPTAEFVSYFEAMVAAQDVALQAIRPGRTCASVEAEVRGFIRDELGLDHLVRHHTGHAFGLEGHEHPFIDLDDPTPIREGMIFSAEPGLYVPGLAGFRHSDTVVVTAHGAERLSLYPRDLASLVI
- a CDS encoding MerR family transcriptional regulator — its product is MTDTTDPHLTIGAFARASRLSLKALRLYDELHLLPPARTDHLTGYRYYAPDQLDRAQLIGLLRQLGLPLSAVRAVLDAPAPARAAHLHQLWSEQEVEHGRRRSLARYLTEKLQGDTTMTHYEIQERFVPAQQVATLARRVYVADLPAFIEEAGTTLTDLTGPHTSGAAIVIYHGEVNADSDGPVEVCVPYRGELTAPPEVTLREEPAHHEAFVPLTRDQFEFPEILRAYDATRQYVQEHGQCTALSPREVYPVSWAGLPGNAFAGDVALPFEPSS
- a CDS encoding alpha/beta fold hydrolase, producing the protein MTELQVRSGKATLTGISAGHGETVIFLHAGVADHRMWAEVIPRLAGEYHVVAYDRRGFGSAQATPEAYSHVDDLLAVLDTAGIDRATLVGCSQGARIAVDFALAHPARVRALVLIAPAVGGAPGPSTFLPPVEALLEELDAAETAGDLTRLNELEARVWLDGVLAPAERVRGARRELFLDMNGAALRAGSMGDEVTAGPAWPRLPEIQAPTLLICGSLDFPHVAQRCLSMAEQLPRAHFREMEGTAHLPSFEEPEAFTALLMDFLTSLDTA
- a CDS encoding NAD(P)/FAD-dependent oxidoreductase, producing the protein MSFEGSFDAVVVGGSVAGLSGAMQIARSGRPVCVLDSGQPRNRFAAHSHGFFGQDGRPPHEMIAQARADLLQYPNVTHLQARALTASQDGGFTLTTDGGDVLRAQRLLLAYGVVDQLPDLPGLQPRWGVSVLHCPYCHGYEVKGQRLGVLSTGPWSTHQALLIADWGPVTYFLNGHETPDAATLEQFAQRGIQVEAAPVTALMGTAPELSGVQLADERVLGIDALFLGTRLRFASDLAQQLGCAAEDGPQGPLLTTDAFKRTTVPGVFAAGDITLRAGNASLAAADGVMAGVALHQSLIFGTGT
- a CDS encoding retropepsin-like aspartic protease, whose product is MAAPALPLLIVHNRPFVELRYSRQDQSVLAWTWLDTGGGAVILAEPLVRALRLERAGESFMEEGSQLTPVASPAVYAGDLALPLHGVPTLMIDRPSVGPAAFQAPAFLPARFFRQFTVTFDYPGREVHLDTPGAAADAGAVVEAPVHPQSAFVRVELEIAGERLGFLLDTGASYSMISSAVLERWQAARPDWPVTRGAYGCAQMLGGGDEAFLSMVRVPEARLGDVRLRNAGFVTRPAGVFERYMSAQMTAPVVGALAGNVLRHLRFTMDYGRQRLHVQPRVVEGRQDPQSAGLCLRSGGAGWVVARVADSAHPTTRAQVSPGDEVVAVGDQCLEGSDLGEAVNALSGAPGEVLAVTLRREGTPRRVDVPVVAVLP